A genomic region of Candidatus Paceibacterota bacterium contains the following coding sequences:
- a CDS encoding type II secretion system F family protein, with the protein MLFYYKATTPNGEIKEGELEASSQEIALSSLQRRGLIVISLVSKSSRIPFFDKDIFSFKKVKRKDIVMLSRQIATLFEAKVSVLSAFKLLSAEIENPAMREVLNGIVVDISGGSRIAEALSRYPKVFSNFYVSMVKTGEESGKLDEIFKHLADYLERNAELIGKAKKALIYPAFVVAAFIGVIVVMMVVVIPKLTDIIKESGQEAPLYTKAVMYTSDILRNYGAFFFLFLAVGVFLLWRYSKTPDGRLKVASLQLSIPYLGTLYQKLYLARIADNLETLITGGVSMIRSLEITSDVVESPIYRAILKDTIESVKGGATISESFSRYHEISPLMGQMIKIGEETGKLDFIFKTLAGFYKREMDDALETMIGLIEPAMTVVLGVGVGLLLASVLVPIYNIAMAV; encoded by the coding sequence ATGCTTTTTTATTACAAAGCGACAACGCCTAACGGAGAAATTAAAGAAGGCGAACTGGAAGCGTCAAGCCAGGAAATCGCCTTAAGTTCTCTCCAAAGAAGAGGCCTGATAGTAATCTCCCTTGTTTCAAAATCAAGCAGGATTCCTTTTTTTGACAAGGATATTTTTTCTTTTAAAAAAGTGAAAAGAAAAGATATAGTGATGCTTTCAAGACAGATAGCGACTCTTTTTGAGGCGAAAGTTTCAGTATTGAGCGCTTTTAAACTTCTCTCTGCCGAAATTGAAAATCCTGCTATGCGCGAGGTTCTAAATGGCATTGTCGTGGATATAAGCGGCGGCTCAAGGATCGCGGAAGCGCTTTCGCGATATCCGAAAGTTTTCTCTAATTTTTACGTAAGCATGGTGAAGACAGGGGAAGAATCCGGAAAATTGGATGAAATTTTCAAACATTTGGCTGATTATCTGGAACGCAATGCCGAACTTATAGGCAAAGCGAAAAAAGCGCTTATCTATCCAGCTTTCGTTGTTGCCGCTTTTATCGGTGTAATTGTGGTAATGATGGTTGTTGTTATTCCCAAACTCACCGATATTATTAAAGAAAGCGGGCAGGAGGCTCCTCTTTACACGAAAGCGGTAATGTACACAAGCGATATTTTGAGAAATTACGGAGCTTTTTTCTTCCTTTTTTTGGCAGTAGGAGTTTTCCTTTTATGGAGATATTCAAAAACACCCGATGGCCGTCTTAAAGTCGCTTCTCTCCAGCTTTCTATTCCTTATCTTGGAACTTTATACCAAAAGCTTTATCTTGCCCGTATTGCCGACAACCTGGAAACTTTGATTACCGGAGGCGTGAGCATGATAAGGTCTTTGGAAATAACATCGGATGTGGTTGAGAGCCCGATTTACAGGGCGATTTTAAAAGATACGATAGAATCGGTTAAAGGAGGCGCCACTATTTCCGAAAGTTTTTCCAGGTATCATGAAATTTCGCCTCTTATGGGACAGATGATAAAAATAGGGGAAGAAACAGGGAAATTGGATTTTATATTTAAAACGCTGGCGGGTTTCTATAAAAGAGAAATGGACGACGCTCTTGAAACAATGATAGGTCTTATTGAGCCGGCGATGACCGTTGTTTTGGGCGTCGGTGTCGGGCTTCTTCTGGCTTCTGTTTTGGTGCCGATTTACAACATCGCGATGGCGGTATAA
- a CDS encoding PilT/PilU family type 4a pilus ATPase produces the protein MPSIDYLKEINDLVTSVVESGGSDLHLSVGRHPTVRVSGTLVPLVKKPMMTPELIEGIVFSMIKESQKTELLAKGDLDFAYNAANKARFRCNAFRQKGYMGLAMRFIPSEIKNLEDLNVPDLLRTFALKQQGFFLVVGPTGHGKSTTLAAMIDIINHEMNQHIVTIEDPIEYLFIQDKSTIDQREVGTDAEDFPRALRAMFRQDVDVAMIGEMRDPDSIAIAVTAAETGHMVFSSLHTNNASQTVDRIIDSFQADQQNQIRLQLAGSLLGIFSQRLVPRISGGLIPAYELLIANTAIRNLIREGRTHEIDIVIETSSSEGMISLNSSLLNLVRSGEISMDNALAFSLNPKALVDLNS, from the coding sequence ATGCCTTCAATCGATTATTTAAAAGAAATTAATGATTTGGTTACTTCCGTCGTTGAATCAGGCGGGTCTGATTTGCATCTTTCCGTTGGCAGGCACCCGACCGTGAGGGTTTCCGGAACACTGGTTCCTTTGGTAAAGAAGCCGATGATGACGCCGGAATTGATAGAAGGAATCGTTTTTTCCATGATAAAAGAAAGTCAAAAAACGGAACTTTTGGCAAAAGGAGATTTGGATTTCGCGTATAATGCCGCGAATAAAGCTCGTTTCAGATGTAACGCTTTCAGGCAGAAAGGCTACATGGGTTTGGCGATGCGTTTTATTCCTTCCGAAATAAAAAATCTTGAAGACCTGAATGTGCCGGATCTTTTAAGGACATTTGCTTTAAAGCAACAAGGTTTTTTCCTTGTAGTCGGTCCTACCGGGCACGGTAAATCAACCACCCTTGCCGCGATGATAGATATAATAAATCATGAAATGAATCAGCATATTGTGACGATTGAAGATCCTATAGAATATTTATTCATACAAGACAAATCAACAATAGATCAGCGCGAAGTGGGGACTGACGCGGAAGATTTTCCGCGCGCCCTTCGCGCCATGTTCCGTCAAGACGTGGACGTGGCAATGATAGGCGAGATGAGAGATCCGGACAGTATCGCAATTGCCGTAACCGCGGCGGAAACCGGGCATATGGTTTTTTCATCGCTTCACACCAACAACGCAAGCCAGACCGTGGACAGAATTATAGATTCTTTCCAGGCGGACCAGCAAAACCAGATTCGCCTGCAGCTTGCGGGAAGTTTGCTTGGCATTTTTTCCCAAAGGCTTGTGCCGAGGATTTCCGGAGGGCTTATCCCCGCGTACGAACTTCTTATAGCAAACACGGCGATTCGGAATTTGATACGCGAAGGTCGCACGCACGAGATAGATATAGTTATAGAAACGAGTTCGTCAGAAGGGATGATAAGCTTGAATAGTTCACTTTTGAATCTTGTGAGAAGCGGTGAAATAAGCATGGACAACGCGCTTGCTTTTTCTTTAAATCCCAAAGCGCTCGTTGATTTAAATTCTTGA
- a CDS encoding response regulator — MSQGNTTASDLSPESEKTMDKVITVFLLDDDDFLLDMYSVKFKSSGFSVESSKSTDDALNKLKGGFRPDIMLLDVVMPKMTGLEFLEALKTEGIIGKFPIIILSNLGQKDDIDKGIKLGASDYIVKANFTPTEVVEKIKSVLERKRA, encoded by the coding sequence ATGTCTCAAGGAAACACAACCGCAAGCGATCTTTCGCCCGAGTCCGAAAAAACAATGGATAAGGTAATTACGGTTTTCCTTTTAGACGACGATGATTTTCTTTTGGACATGTATTCGGTAAAGTTCAAATCATCCGGCTTTAGTGTGGAATCTTCAAAAAGCACGGATGACGCTCTGAATAAATTAAAAGGCGGATTTCGGCCGGATATCATGCTTTTGGATGTTGTCATGCCGAAAATGACCGGTCTGGAATTTTTAGAAGCGCTTAAGACGGAAGGTATTATCGGAAAATTTCCGATAATCATTTTAAGCAATCTTGGGCAAAAAGACGATATAGACAAAGGAATAAAGCTTGGCGCTTCGGATTACATCGTAAAAGCGAATTTTACGCCCACTGAAGTTGTCGAAAAAATCAAGTCGGTATTGGAGAGGAAGAGAGCTTAA